Proteins encoded together in one Marinobacter sp. Arc7-DN-1 window:
- a CDS encoding FAD-binding oxidoreductase: MPVNRTATESAIDEWATILGESGVVAADAAEFGASTTGAKRSIPAVLRPENQEQVAAVLQVAQRWQVAVYPVSTGNNWGYGSANPVEDGCVILDLSRLDRISDFDPDMGVVTVGPGVTQGALRDFLDHHDGNYLVPVTGAGPTCSILGNALERGYGITPITDHFAAVTKIEAILPDGTLYRTPLSELGGAEVDGLFKWGLGPYLDGLFSQGNFGVVVNMTIALAPAPDTVTAFFFSTKDDAKLEALVPTVRAVLRALGGSVVAINLLNSQRMLSMMTPFPEDRAIDGVLPAHEVERLANSHGVPAWSGVGAIYASKEVARAARRTLRRLLGPVTDRLVFINQRKVDLARTIARVLPGRLAARVKGMADTLSGALEIMHGTPNDVALALAYWRSGTLPETGQPKNPARDGCGLIWFAPLVPIRGKDVRRYINMIERICPQYGVNPLITLTTVNDRCFDSTVPLLFDRRDENATARANDCYRALYEAGQKEGFLPYRLNIDAMSTLNTSDSAFSRLASQLKAAVDPNFILAPGRYVPRIKRSEV; encoded by the coding sequence ATGCCAGTGAATCGCACCGCTACCGAATCTGCAATTGACGAATGGGCCACTATTCTGGGTGAATCCGGAGTCGTTGCGGCTGACGCAGCAGAGTTTGGCGCCTCCACAACAGGAGCGAAGCGCTCAATTCCGGCGGTGCTCCGCCCTGAGAACCAGGAGCAGGTCGCAGCGGTTCTTCAGGTTGCGCAACGCTGGCAAGTTGCGGTTTATCCCGTAAGCACGGGCAATAACTGGGGCTACGGTAGTGCCAATCCGGTTGAAGACGGCTGCGTCATCCTTGATCTGAGCCGGCTTGACCGTATTTCCGATTTTGATCCCGACATGGGCGTTGTCACTGTTGGGCCCGGCGTAACCCAGGGCGCCCTGAGGGACTTCCTTGATCACCATGATGGCAATTATCTCGTTCCGGTAACCGGCGCGGGCCCCACCTGCAGCATTCTTGGCAATGCGCTTGAGCGGGGTTACGGCATCACGCCGATTACTGACCATTTTGCAGCGGTGACAAAGATAGAAGCGATCCTGCCCGACGGCACCCTTTACCGGACGCCGCTCAGCGAACTTGGCGGTGCGGAAGTGGACGGGCTTTTCAAATGGGGCCTCGGCCCTTATCTCGATGGGCTCTTCAGCCAGGGGAATTTCGGAGTGGTTGTGAATATGACCATCGCCCTTGCGCCGGCTCCCGACACCGTGACGGCGTTTTTCTTTTCCACGAAGGACGACGCCAAACTGGAAGCGCTGGTGCCCACCGTCAGGGCGGTGTTGCGAGCGCTCGGCGGTTCGGTTGTGGCGATTAACCTGCTCAACAGCCAACGCATGCTCTCGATGATGACACCCTTCCCTGAAGACAGGGCCATTGACGGTGTTCTGCCTGCTCACGAAGTTGAACGTCTCGCCAACAGTCATGGCGTTCCTGCCTGGAGCGGGGTTGGTGCGATTTATGCCTCAAAGGAGGTAGCCCGAGCGGCCCGACGCACGCTACGGCGGCTTCTGGGCCCGGTAACCGACCGTCTCGTTTTTATCAACCAGCGAAAAGTTGACCTGGCGCGGACTATTGCCCGCGTGCTACCCGGCAGGCTGGCTGCACGGGTTAAGGGCATGGCGGATACCCTCTCCGGCGCGCTGGAAATCATGCATGGCACCCCCAACGATGTCGCGCTGGCGCTGGCCTATTGGCGCTCAGGCACCCTGCCCGAGACTGGGCAGCCCAAAAACCCCGCACGGGATGGCTGTGGGCTCATATGGTTCGCGCCGCTGGTTCCGATACGGGGAAAAGACGTTCGCCGCTACATCAATATGATTGAACGAATTTGCCCGCAGTACGGTGTCAATCCGTTAATTACATTGACGACAGTAAACGATCGCTGCTTCGACTCTACCGTTCCCCTGCTCTTTGATCGCAGGGACGAGAATGCGACAGCACGGGCCAACGACTGCTATCGCGCCCTGTATGAAGCGGGGCAGAAAGAAGGCTTCCTGCCCTACCGCCTCAACATCGACGCGATGAGCACCCTGAATACCAGTGACTCTGCTTTCTCCAGGCTGGCCAGTCAACTGAAAGCTGCAGTCGACCCCAATTTCATCCTGGCGCCCGGACGTTACGTGCCCAGGATCAAGCGTTCCGAGGTCTGA
- a CDS encoding PEP-CTERM/exosortase system-associated acyltransferase gives MNTGFALRHETEYTNNQPTQEDVSTIFNSVFNVELATSPEVINEVFELRYKVYCIDRPFEDPDCFADKREHDAYDPRSAHALIRHQMTGDSVATVRLVMTGDNPEQADFPMEAPCIHRMGQQARDAFAGARRERIAEISRMAVSREFRRRLNEGESASGTSDFVCYSDSENGKRAMPYISLGLFAAILQMSVRHGITHWMAVMEPAQLRLLKRFGVEFDHVGPVLEYHGLRRPAFTEAASLIEGIRRRRPDVWSLITDAGRYLPAKPNTD, from the coding sequence ATGAACACAGGGTTTGCACTTCGGCATGAAACAGAATACACAAATAACCAACCGACCCAGGAAGACGTCAGTACTATTTTCAACTCGGTATTCAATGTCGAGTTGGCGACGTCTCCAGAGGTGATTAACGAGGTCTTCGAACTTCGGTACAAGGTTTATTGCATTGACCGGCCTTTCGAGGACCCCGATTGCTTCGCTGATAAACGCGAGCACGATGCCTACGATCCGCGATCCGCGCACGCCCTGATCCGACACCAAATGACGGGAGACAGCGTTGCCACCGTTCGTCTCGTTATGACGGGCGATAACCCGGAACAGGCTGACTTTCCGATGGAAGCCCCCTGTATCCACCGGATGGGTCAGCAGGCACGGGACGCATTTGCAGGCGCACGCCGCGAGCGGATCGCAGAAATTTCCCGCATGGCGGTCAGCCGGGAGTTTCGGCGGCGTCTCAATGAGGGCGAATCAGCCTCGGGCACCAGCGATTTCGTCTGCTACAGCGATTCGGAAAATGGTAAACGCGCCATGCCCTATATCAGTCTTGGGCTTTTCGCCGCGATTCTCCAGATGTCGGTCAGACATGGCATAACCCACTGGATGGCAGTCATGGAGCCGGCGCAGCTGCGCCTGTTAAAGCGATTTGGTGTGGAGTTTGATCATGTGGGACCGGTGCTGGAGTATCACGGCCTCCGCCGCCCTGCTTTCACTGAGGCAGCGTCACTGATTGAAGGTATAAGGAGGCGCCGTCCGGATGTCTGGTCGCTGATTACGGACGCCGGACGGTACCTGCCTGCGAAACCGAACACCGACTAA
- a CDS encoding THxN family PEP-CTERM protein: MNTALKRTLLSTLVVPFALGAASASADLITTWDYTVDSNFSNATFTNKGSANPGTQDTSDPNVISWGGTTATSRSSVSITDVDSTADGSLPKLETNMGSVDGGVFTHNNNTIDLSFDTLLSFDLTSTLTLNPLLPMGVGSTEVLPPITFNSRFTETPNNPGSGTCADGLPDPCGDIFTLTDIEGLGPFTGGALPPQQFTMEGYTYSVFLDLAGLMTLPDDACTAAGANSGCVGLLTPEGGPNTFETSFRIEARPVSVPEPGTLALLGLGLAGLGLSRRKKAAKA; encoded by the coding sequence ATGAACACTGCACTTAAAAGAACGCTTTTATCAACGCTTGTTGTGCCATTTGCGCTGGGCGCGGCATCTGCCAGCGCGGATCTGATTACCACATGGGATTATACGGTCGACAGCAATTTCTCCAACGCGACATTCACTAATAAAGGGAGCGCCAACCCCGGTACTCAGGATACTAGCGACCCAAATGTGATTTCATGGGGTGGAACGACAGCTACGAGTCGGTCGTCCGTTTCGATTACTGATGTCGATTCCACAGCTGATGGTAGCCTTCCAAAACTTGAAACCAATATGGGCTCCGTAGACGGTGGCGTATTTACCCATAACAATAATACTATCGATTTGAGTTTCGATACGCTGTTATCGTTTGACCTGACCTCCACGCTCACCCTGAATCCGCTTTTACCGATGGGTGTTGGCAGTACCGAGGTGCTGCCCCCGATTACCTTCAACAGTCGCTTTACGGAAACGCCGAACAACCCGGGTAGCGGAACCTGTGCCGATGGACTGCCCGATCCCTGCGGTGATATTTTCACCCTTACCGACATTGAGGGTTTGGGTCCCTTTACCGGTGGAGCCCTCCCTCCACAGCAGTTCACTATGGAGGGCTATACCTACTCGGTGTTCCTTGACCTGGCTGGCCTGATGACGCTGCCTGATGATGCCTGTACAGCCGCGGGTGCTAATAGCGGATGTGTGGGTCTTCTGACTCCAGAGGGTGGCCCCAACACTTTCGAGACCTCGTTCCGTATTGAGGCTAGACCGGTTAGCGTACCTGAGCCAGGCACCCTGGCACTGCTGGGTCTGGGCCTGGCCGGCCTTGGTCTGTCGCGCAGGAAGAAAGCAGCGAAAGCATAA
- a CDS encoding helix-turn-helix domain-containing protein, which translates to MSVQIIEKSGKPEYAVIPYAEYQELLEMAQDARDIQDADVAMAELSAGEDESIPAAIAKRLMSGDEHPLKIWREYRGYTQESLGTEAGIGKSYVSQIEAGTKTGSTKVLRAIAKALQVEIDDLLGR; encoded by the coding sequence ATGAGCGTGCAGATTATTGAAAAATCGGGAAAACCCGAATACGCAGTCATTCCCTATGCCGAGTATCAAGAGTTGCTTGAGATGGCACAGGATGCGCGTGATATTCAGGATGCCGATGTTGCGATGGCTGAACTTTCCGCCGGAGAAGATGAAAGCATTCCTGCGGCTATCGCTAAGCGCCTCATGTCTGGAGATGAACACCCGCTGAAGATTTGGAGGGAATATCGCGGCTATACTCAGGAATCACTGGGCACAGAAGCCGGTATTGGCAAATCGTATGTGTCACAAATTGAGGCTGGCACCAAAACGGGTTCAACAAAAGTTCTCAGAGCGATTGCGAAAGCTTTGCAGGTTGAAATAGACGATCTGTTGGGCCGATAG
- a CDS encoding type II toxin-antitoxin system RelE family toxin produces MYSLKYKKSALKALKKAPRPVAERIMSELEAIALDPDNYRGDWKPMKGKPYWRLRQGGYRAICSFDNGELILLVLKVGARGDI; encoded by the coding sequence ATGTACTCACTGAAATACAAAAAATCCGCACTGAAAGCACTGAAGAAAGCCCCCAGGCCAGTAGCAGAAAGGATAATGTCCGAACTCGAAGCGATTGCGCTGGATCCAGACAACTACCGTGGCGACTGGAAGCCGATGAAAGGAAAGCCTTATTGGCGCCTTCGCCAGGGTGGATACAGGGCGATTTGCAGTTTTGATAATGGTGAGCTGATTTTACTGGTATTGAAAGTCGGCGCCAGAGGAGATATTTAA
- the prpF gene encoding 2-methylaconitate cis-trans isomerase PrpF, translated as MTHAPQIKIPATYMRGGTSKGVFFRLQDLPEPCQTPGEARDKLLLRVIGSPDPYQKQIDGMGGATSSTSKTVILAEPTQPDHDVDYLFGQVSIDKPFVDWSGNCGNLTAAVGAFAINGGFVAKDRIPENGTCTVRIWQANIKKTIVAHVPITNGEVQETGDFELDGVTFPAAEVQVEFMDPADGEGSMFPTGNLVDDLEVPGVGTLKATMINAGIPTIFLNAGDIGYKGTELQDAINSNPEALAMFETIRAHGAVKMGLIQNIKEAANRQHTPKVAFVAKPSDYVSSSGKQIGEGDVDVLVRALSMGKLHHAMMGTAAVAIATAAAIPGTLVNEAAGGGDRTSVTFGHPSGTLQVGAEASLVNNQWTATKAIMSRSARVLMEGWVKVPG; from the coding sequence ATGACCCACGCTCCCCAAATTAAAATCCCCGCCACCTACATGCGCGGCGGTACATCAAAAGGCGTGTTCTTCCGCCTTCAGGACCTCCCAGAACCCTGCCAGACTCCAGGCGAAGCCCGGGACAAACTCCTGCTGCGCGTTATCGGCAGCCCCGACCCCTACCAGAAACAGATCGACGGCATGGGCGGCGCCACCTCCAGCACCAGCAAAACCGTCATCCTGGCCGAGCCCACCCAGCCGGACCACGATGTGGACTACTTGTTCGGCCAGGTCTCCATCGACAAGCCCTTCGTAGACTGGAGCGGCAACTGCGGCAACCTCACAGCCGCCGTGGGCGCCTTCGCCATCAACGGCGGCTTCGTCGCCAAAGACCGGATTCCTGAAAATGGCACCTGCACCGTGCGCATCTGGCAGGCCAACATCAAGAAAACCATCGTCGCCCACGTGCCCATCACCAACGGTGAAGTCCAGGAAACCGGCGATTTCGAACTGGACGGCGTCACCTTCCCCGCGGCTGAAGTGCAGGTGGAATTCATGGACCCGGCGGATGGTGAAGGTTCCATGTTCCCCACCGGCAATCTGGTGGACGATCTGGAAGTGCCTGGCGTAGGCACCCTCAAGGCCACGATGATCAACGCCGGCATTCCCACCATCTTTCTGAACGCGGGAGACATCGGCTACAAGGGCACGGAGCTGCAGGACGCCATCAACAGCAACCCCGAAGCCCTGGCCATGTTCGAAACCATCCGCGCCCACGGCGCCGTGAAGATGGGGCTGATCCAGAACATCAAGGAAGCCGCCAATCGCCAGCACACCCCGAAAGTCGCCTTCGTGGCCAAACCCTCCGATTACGTGTCATCAAGCGGCAAACAGATCGGGGAAGGGGATGTGGATGTACTGGTCCGGGCCCTATCCATGGGCAAACTCCATCACGCCATGATGGGCACAGCCGCCGTAGCCATTGCTACTGCTGCAGCCATTCCGGGAACCCTGGTGAATGAAGCCGCCGGTGGTGGCGACCGCACCTCAGTGACCTTCGGTCACCCGTCCGGCACCCTGCAGGTTGGCGCAGAAGCCAGTCTGGTGAATAACCAGTGGACCGCCACCAAAGCCATCATGAGCCGCAGTGCGAGGGTGTTAATGGAAGGTTGGGTGAAAGTGCCTGGGTGA
- the acnD gene encoding Fe/S-dependent 2-methylisocitrate dehydratase AcnD, protein MNTEYRKNLPGTDLDYFDTRQAVEDIQAGAYDKLPYTSKILAEQLVRRCNPEALTDSLKQLIERKRDLDFPWYPARVVCHDILGQTALVDLAGLRDAIAEKGGDPAKVNPVVPTQLIVDHSLAVEHAGFEKDAFEKNRQIEDRRNDDRFHFINWTKTAFKNVDVIPPGNGIMHQINLEKMSPVVQARDGVAYPDTCVGTDSHTPMVDALGVISVGVGGLEAESVMLGRASMMRLPDIVGVELTGRLQPGITGTDMVLAITEFLRKERVVGAYLEFYGEGADSLTVGDRATISNMTPEYGATAAMFYIDGQTIDYLKLTGREDDQVALVETFAKETGLWADSMKNAEYERVLKFDLSKVTRTLAGPSNPHAHLPTSELAERGIAGEWEQEEGKMPDGAVIIAAITSCTNTSNPRNMVAAGLIARNANKLGLTRKPWVKTSLAPGSKTVKMYLEEASLMPELENLGFGVVAFACTTCNGMSGALDPKIQQEIIDRDLYSTAVLSGNRNFDGRIHPYAKQAFLASPPLVVAYAIAGTIRFDIEKDALGYDKDGNPVTLKDIWPDDAEIDAIVKSSVKPEQFRSTYIPMFDITRDAQANTNPLYEWRPQSTYIRRPPYWEGGMVGEKALKGMRPLAVLPDNITTDHLSPSNAILMNSASGEYLHKMGVPEEDFNSYATHRGDHLTAQRATFANPKLFNEMVRDENGNVKQGSLARIEPEGKVTRMWEAIETYMERKQPLIIIAGADYGQGSSRDWAAKGVALAGVEAIVAEGFERIHRTNLIGMGVMPLQFEEGTTRKTLALDGTETYDVEGTPAPRAELTLVIHRKNGSTERVPVTCRLDTAEEVSIYSAGGVLQRFAEDFLQSEGAA, encoded by the coding sequence ATGAACACTGAATACCGCAAGAATCTCCCAGGCACCGACCTGGACTATTTCGACACCCGCCAGGCTGTGGAAGACATCCAGGCCGGCGCCTACGACAAACTGCCGTACACCTCCAAAATCCTGGCCGAACAACTGGTTCGCCGCTGCAATCCCGAGGCACTGACCGATTCCCTCAAGCAGCTGATCGAGCGCAAGCGCGACCTGGACTTCCCCTGGTACCCGGCGCGAGTGGTGTGCCACGACATCCTCGGCCAGACCGCATTGGTGGATCTGGCAGGCCTGCGTGATGCCATAGCAGAGAAGGGCGGTGACCCCGCCAAGGTCAACCCGGTGGTTCCCACCCAACTGATCGTGGATCACTCCCTGGCCGTTGAGCACGCCGGTTTCGAAAAAGACGCGTTCGAAAAGAACCGTCAGATTGAAGACCGCCGTAACGACGACCGTTTCCATTTCATCAACTGGACCAAGACCGCGTTCAAAAACGTGGACGTAATCCCCCCGGGCAACGGCATCATGCACCAGATCAACCTGGAGAAGATGTCCCCGGTGGTGCAGGCTCGTGATGGCGTTGCTTACCCGGACACCTGCGTAGGCACCGACAGCCACACCCCGATGGTTGATGCCCTGGGCGTCATTTCCGTGGGCGTGGGCGGCCTGGAAGCGGAGAGCGTAATGCTTGGTCGCGCTTCCATGATGCGCCTGCCGGACATCGTGGGCGTGGAGCTGACTGGCCGACTGCAGCCGGGCATTACCGGGACCGATATGGTCTTGGCCATCACCGAATTCCTGCGTAAGGAGCGCGTAGTCGGCGCCTACCTGGAATTCTACGGCGAAGGCGCTGACAGCCTCACCGTCGGCGACCGTGCCACCATCTCCAACATGACCCCGGAATACGGCGCCACTGCCGCCATGTTCTATATCGACGGCCAGACCATCGATTACCTGAAACTGACCGGCCGTGAAGACGACCAGGTCGCCCTGGTAGAAACATTCGCCAAGGAAACCGGCTTGTGGGCCGACAGCATGAAGAACGCCGAATACGAGCGCGTGCTGAAGTTCGACCTGTCCAAAGTCACCCGTACCCTGGCCGGACCCTCCAACCCCCATGCTCACCTGCCCACTTCCGAGCTGGCAGAGCGCGGCATTGCCGGTGAATGGGAACAGGAAGAAGGCAAGATGCCGGATGGCGCGGTGATCATCGCTGCCATCACCAGTTGCACCAACACCAGCAACCCCCGCAATATGGTGGCGGCAGGGCTGATTGCCCGCAACGCCAACAAGCTGGGCCTGACCCGCAAGCCCTGGGTAAAAACCTCCCTGGCGCCCGGCTCCAAAACGGTGAAGATGTACCTGGAAGAAGCCAGCCTGATGCCGGAGCTGGAAAACCTCGGTTTCGGCGTGGTGGCCTTTGCCTGCACCACCTGTAACGGTATGAGTGGCGCCCTGGATCCGAAAATCCAGCAGGAAATCATCGACCGGGATCTGTACTCCACCGCGGTGCTCTCCGGAAACCGGAACTTCGACGGCCGGATTCACCCCTACGCCAAGCAGGCGTTCCTGGCGTCGCCGCCGCTGGTAGTGGCCTACGCCATCGCCGGCACCATCCGTTTCGACATCGAGAAAGATGCCCTGGGCTATGACAAAGACGGCAACCCCGTCACCCTGAAGGACATCTGGCCGGATGATGCGGAGATCGATGCCATCGTGAAATCCAGCGTCAAGCCGGAGCAGTTCCGCAGCACTTACATTCCGATGTTCGACATCACCCGGGATGCCCAGGCCAACACCAACCCGCTATATGAGTGGCGCCCGCAGAGCACCTACATCCGCCGCCCGCCGTACTGGGAAGGTGGCATGGTGGGTGAGAAAGCCCTCAAGGGCATGCGTCCGCTGGCGGTGTTGCCGGATAACATCACCACGGATCACCTGTCGCCGTCCAACGCCATCCTGATGAACAGTGCGTCTGGTGAATACCTGCACAAGATGGGTGTGCCGGAGGAAGACTTTAACTCCTACGCCACCCACCGGGGTGATCACCTGACTGCCCAGCGTGCCACCTTCGCCAACCCGAAACTGTTCAACGAAATGGTCCGGGATGAAAACGGCAACGTGAAGCAGGGTTCGCTGGCGCGTATCGAGCCGGAAGGCAAGGTCACCCGCATGTGGGAAGCCATCGAAACCTACATGGAGCGCAAGCAGCCGCTGATCATCATCGCCGGCGCCGACTACGGCCAGGGCTCCTCCCGTGACTGGGCCGCCAAGGGCGTGGCACTCGCCGGTGTCGAAGCAATTGTGGCCGAAGGATTCGAGCGGATTCACCGCACCAACCTGATCGGTATGGGCGTGATGCCCCTGCAGTTCGAAGAAGGCACCACACGCAAGACCCTCGCCCTAGACGGCACTGAAACCTACGACGTAGAAGGCACCCCGGCGCCCCGTGCCGAACTGACGCTGGTCATCCACCGCAAGAACGGCAGCACCGAACGCGTGCCAGTGACCTGTCGCCTGGATACCGCCGAAGAAGTATCGATCTACAGTGCGGGTGGCGTGTTGCAGCGGTTTGCGGAAGATTTCCTGCAATCGGAAGGTGCTGCGTAA
- the prpC gene encoding 2-methylcitrate synthase: MAEAKQLNGAGLRGQVAGETALCTVGKSGAGLTYRGYDIADLAEKAQFEEIAYLLLRGKLPNRQELAAYKTRLHGLRGLPAALKTVLEQIPKDAHPMDVMRTGCSMLGILETEQDFSEQDDKIDRMLAIFPSIITYWYRFAHEGVRIETDSDVDSIGGHFLELLHGKKPSELHERVMNVSLILYAEHEFNASTFTARVCASTLSDIHSCVTGAIGTLRGPLHGGANEAAMALIQKFKTPDEAEEGLMGMLERKEKIMGFGHAIYKDSDPRNAIIKQWSKKLADEVGDTVLYPVSERCEAVMWREKKLFCNADFYHASAYHFMGIPTELFTPIFVMSRVSGWTAHVKEQRENNRIIRPSADYTGPADAKWVPIDERP; this comes from the coding sequence ATGGCTGAAGCAAAACAACTGAACGGCGCCGGCCTTCGGGGCCAGGTGGCTGGTGAAACCGCATTGTGTACCGTTGGCAAGAGCGGCGCAGGCCTGACTTACCGCGGCTACGACATCGCCGATCTGGCAGAAAAGGCCCAGTTCGAGGAAATCGCCTACCTGCTGCTGCGCGGCAAACTACCGAACCGCCAGGAACTGGCTGCCTACAAGACAAGGCTCCATGGCCTGCGTGGCCTGCCGGCTGCCCTGAAAACCGTGCTCGAGCAGATTCCCAAGGATGCGCACCCGATGGACGTGATGCGTACCGGTTGTTCCATGCTGGGTATCCTGGAAACCGAACAGGATTTCAGCGAGCAGGACGACAAAATCGACCGAATGCTGGCGATCTTCCCGTCGATCATTACTTACTGGTACCGCTTCGCCCACGAAGGCGTGCGCATTGAAACCGACAGCGATGTCGATTCCATCGGCGGGCACTTCCTGGAACTGCTCCACGGCAAGAAGCCCAGCGAGCTGCACGAGCGCGTGATGAACGTGTCGCTGATCCTCTACGCCGAGCACGAATTCAACGCCTCTACCTTTACTGCTCGTGTGTGCGCCTCCACGCTGTCGGACATCCACAGCTGCGTAACCGGCGCCATCGGCACCCTGCGAGGCCCGCTGCACGGTGGTGCCAACGAAGCCGCCATGGCGCTGATCCAGAAGTTCAAAACCCCGGACGAAGCCGAAGAAGGCCTGATGGGCATGCTCGAGCGCAAGGAAAAGATCATGGGCTTCGGCCACGCGATCTACAAGGATTCCGATCCGCGCAACGCCATTATCAAACAGTGGTCCAAAAAGCTGGCAGACGAAGTGGGGGATACCGTGCTGTACCCGGTGTCCGAGCGCTGCGAAGCCGTCATGTGGCGAGAGAAGAAGCTGTTCTGCAACGCGGATTTCTACCACGCCTCGGCCTATCACTTCATGGGCATCCCGACCGAACTCTTCACCCCGATCTTCGTGATGTCCCGCGTCTCCGGCTGGACCGCCCACGTGAAAGAGCAACGCGAAAACAACCGCATTATCCGCCCAAGCGCCGATTACACCGGCCCGGCGGATGCAAAGTGGGTGCCGATCGACGAGCGGCCCTGA
- the prpB gene encoding methylisocitrate lyase, whose product MSKKLSPGARFRKALKANQPLQIVGTINAYAAMMAEKVGHQAIYLSGGGVANASYGLPDLGMTSMNDVVEDVRRITAATDVPLLVDIDTGWGGAFNIGRTIREMERAGAAAVHIEDQVAQKRCGHRPNKEIVSQEEMVDRIKAAVDAREDKDFFIMARTDAFQKEGLEAAIERAKACIEAGADGIFAEAVTELEHYKAFSDALDAPILANITEFGATPLYNRKELADAGADMVLYPLSAFRAMNKAALTVYQNILEKGDQKDVVDLMQTRMELYDFLNYHDFEQKLDQLFQQSKG is encoded by the coding sequence ATGTCCAAAAAACTCAGCCCAGGCGCCCGTTTCCGCAAGGCCCTGAAAGCAAACCAGCCCCTGCAGATCGTGGGAACCATCAACGCCTACGCCGCCATGATGGCCGAGAAAGTCGGTCACCAGGCGATCTACCTGTCCGGTGGTGGTGTGGCCAACGCCTCCTACGGCCTGCCGGATCTGGGCATGACCTCCATGAACGATGTGGTTGAAGACGTTCGCCGCATCACCGCAGCCACCGACGTTCCGTTGCTGGTCGACATCGACACCGGCTGGGGCGGCGCCTTCAACATCGGCCGAACCATTCGCGAAATGGAACGTGCCGGCGCGGCAGCGGTCCATATTGAAGACCAGGTTGCCCAGAAACGTTGCGGTCACCGCCCGAACAAGGAAATCGTCTCCCAGGAAGAAATGGTAGACCGTATCAAAGCCGCGGTTGATGCCCGTGAAGACAAAGACTTCTTCATCATGGCCCGTACCGATGCCTTCCAGAAAGAAGGCCTGGAAGCCGCCATTGAGCGTGCCAAGGCCTGCATCGAAGCCGGTGCAGACGGTATTTTCGCCGAAGCGGTTACCGAGCTTGAACACTACAAGGCATTCTCTGACGCCCTGGATGCACCCATTCTGGCCAACATCACCGAATTCGGCGCCACGCCGCTGTATAACCGCAAAGAGCTGGCCGATGCCGGCGCCGACATGGTGCTGTACCCGCTCAGCGCCTTCCGCGCCATGAACAAGGCCGCCCTGACGGTTTATCAGAACATCCTGGAGAAGGGCGACCAGAAGGACGTGGTTGACCTGATGCAGACCCGGATGGAACTGTATGATTTCCTGAACTACCACGACTTCGAGCAGAAGCTGGACCAACTGTTCCAGCAGAGCAAAGGTTAA
- a CDS encoding GntR family transcriptional regulator has protein sequence MSEAIIQTYTRADEAFDCLQTAIVKGDLIPGEKIGEVELCSRFNLTRGPLREALGRLESRGLLVRRPHAGVKVVSVSASELMELYRIREVMEGLAARQAAERMTDQEIADLQRTLDTHEQMIEEAQGQAYYQAEGDYDFHHRVATGSRNTKLAQMLLGDLYYMVRMYRYRLSTSTGRPHRALGEHRRIVEAIAQRDGELAEFLMKRHINAARLNIEKKIQEGELTI, from the coding sequence ATGTCTGAAGCCATTATTCAAACCTACACTCGCGCTGATGAAGCCTTTGATTGTCTGCAAACGGCTATTGTGAAAGGCGATCTCATCCCCGGCGAGAAAATCGGCGAAGTTGAACTCTGCTCCCGATTCAATCTTACCCGTGGCCCCTTGAGGGAAGCCCTTGGCCGACTCGAATCCCGTGGACTACTGGTGCGCCGCCCGCACGCCGGAGTAAAGGTGGTTTCGGTGAGCGCTTCGGAACTGATGGAACTTTACCGGATCCGGGAAGTGATGGAGGGCCTGGCAGCACGCCAGGCCGCCGAGCGCATGACCGACCAGGAAATTGCGGACCTTCAGCGCACCCTCGACACCCACGAACAGATGATTGAGGAAGCTCAGGGGCAGGCCTATTATCAGGCTGAAGGCGATTACGACTTTCACCACAGGGTTGCCACCGGCAGCCGCAACACCAAACTGGCCCAGATGCTACTGGGTGATCTTTACTACATGGTGCGGATGTACCGTTACCGGTTAAGCACCTCCACCGGTCGCCCCCATCGGGCGCTGGGTGAACACCGCCGTATCGTCGAAGCGATTGCGCAGCGAGACGGTGAGCTCGCCGAATTTCTGATGAAAAGACACATCAACGCCGCCCGCCTGAACATCGAGAAAAAAATCCAGGAAGGCGAACTGACAATCTGA